Within Citrus sinensis cultivar Valencia sweet orange chromosome 1, DVS_A1.0, whole genome shotgun sequence, the genomic segment AAAGGGAGGAAGAAATATCGCTGCAGATCCTTTTGAGTTCCTTTCCAACACCAGTGATGTGAGTAGCCACAACATGTTAAGTGCTGATGAGCTTTTCTTTGAAGGGAAGCTTCTACCCTTCTGGCAAATGCAGCATTCTTTAGAGAAGCTCAACAAAATCAGCCTCAAAACAAAAGACTGTGAAAAGGAAGAAGACGAAGAAGAGGCTATTCATATTAACAATGATAACCATAATCAAAACAAGGAAGCTGCTGCTACAGAGGCAAGAGTAAGCTGGTTTGTTGATGATGACCCATCACCAAGGCCACCAAAGTGCACCGTTTTATGGAAAGAGTTGCTTAGGTTAAAGAAGCAACGTGCTTCTTCATTGtcaccttcttcttcttcatcttcaacatcatcttcttcaagcTCCTTAGCTGATATCGTGACCAAAGAAGATGGGAAAGAGGGTCCCGGGAATAGAGATAATAAGCATGTTAAGAGAATTAAAAAGGGATTAGAGAGAACAAGATCAGCGAGTATTAGAATTAGGCCAATGGTAAACGTGCCCATTTGCACGGCAGTGAAGAGCTCTGCAATGCCACCTCTGTTTCCTCTTAAGAAAGGAAGATTAGAGATATGAAGTGAAAATGAAAGTCGTGAAGAATGAGAAATTTATTAGCAGAAAATTCCAATCTTGATATGCAGTATTATTGTCTAATATGTTGTATTcatttccattttcatttcgtttcttcatttgaaaattttacaaattttcgcTGTTCCTTTGCTTAGTAGATTAATGTTGATAATGTTGGATCTGAGATGTATTACAATGTACATTCTGacatttaaaaatgttattggTCGGTattaacatttctttttctagctTCCTTACCGtattacagaaaatgaaaatttcaccCTTCATGATTTTTCCACCACTTGGGTCTCTTACAAATTAGCATACAAACCGAGTTGGATAAATATCCTACATATTTTGTCATGCATGTATTGTTTGAATGTCAAATTTATCATCCCAAAATATTCTTTCTCTGTTAGCGTTTTAATGCTCCTCCCGAAGGATGAAAGTGTCATTCTTACGACTTACTAGTGTGATTTTGAAAGAGCTTTGTCTTTGGCTGTGAAGGATAGGAGATAGTAAGTAGGAAGTGAGCAGTCATGGCACATGCAGGATGCAGGGATTCTGAACTAAGGGGTCCTACGAAAGGGATCGACTAAGAGCCAGAGGAATCAGATTCAATGGCTTTAGTAGCTTTGCACCAATGAATGTTGAACTATTTTGGGTAAAGGAGCAAGGTCTGGTACACCATATGCTCTGATTCTCCGTTATAAATCAGAAAGGATGTTATCTTCTGCCAAAATGGAAGCGGTGAAAAGGAAATAAGTGGGCTATGATGCTTCTGTAAATCTGACTATACAGTATAACTATAATCTACATGAagttgaatttatttctttattcaatCTTTAAGAAGCTTGCCCAGACAAATCCAGACCCACATGGATGATGGTTCTGGTGAATTCAATAGGGATCCTTGCGTTAATGGTTGTAagagagaataaaaatttgaatgggGATGGGCATTTTTGCCCAAATCGATTCGGTTCACGATGAGGTGAAAAGGGTTTTTTGGTTCGAGtcttcaaagaaaatgaaccAATAGTTGTGTTGGCATGCTAGTAtttgttcaaaattttccGAACTCAGAATCGCCCATCCCTATATTACAGCTCAAGATCTCATTTATATCTCAAATGTGGTGACTTGACAACTCAACTATGGCTTGCAATCAATTAATGTCAACTTTTAGAGAGATACTGATTGATTAGAAgttcaaattttgataaattaacatgaGTTTTCGTTTCTTGTTCAAGCAAGAATAAAAGATTAAGCGCTTCAGAGGAGTACATGCCACGAAAGAAGTCCTaattatagaatttatttataaatattaattgtaataactACAGTCTTGTATAACagtattaagaaaaaaagaataaaagattaaGCTCCCAAGAGATCACTTAAAGAAAAAGCATATTTAGATGGACACTGCTAAAcaaagagaaataaataattttaaatgtcTGCTATGTCAATCATAAATTAGTAGCTAAGCTATCGGCCAAATGGCAgcagaagaaattaaaaaaaaaaaaaaaaaaaaaagcctatTTGCATTCAAAGTATGAAGTCAAAGACAATGAGAACAAAAACCAACCACATCATAGTATGTGTACAGCGATAGTCGGAACATAGACATTACAATAATGCACATACATAAGATAAAAGCATATTTTCACATGgacaattgtgaaataaaatctgAATACTAGATCAAGCTAATGCTTggtaaacaaaaagaattagaCTACATATGGACAAAAAGAATACAATTATGAAGGCTACAAACTGAATTTGGGAGATTATAAATGGTCAAACTAGGCAAGACGGAGCATTTGAACTATCAATTCCATGTTTAGATATCAGATTATAGTGAAGCTTTCAGCAAAATTTTCAGAACCACATATAATGCCTGGGCTCTTTGCGGAGTAGTTAATATTCACACAAATGGTTGAAATCAAGTTTCATGATAAATACAGCAGTGTCCATTTACCGTCGAGAGTAATGATTTGCTCAAGAAGGTGGTGGAGAGGAAAGCTGATTCCCAGGAGAAGTCCTAGTAAGTAGATTAAACCAATTAGCTTAAACTGGTGATCACAAAGATGTGAGGATTATGACCTGTAGATACGAAACTTACTTAAGGTTCAATCCAGGTTTGATAAGGCTACTTGGAATTTGACCGGTCAGATTATTGTTTTGTAAGAATCTGAAAGGCAAAAGAAACTAGGTTAGGTACATGAAGAACCAATTGACACTTTCCACATAGGCAaaacagtaataataatccaAAGGGTACAGAACAAAATGTCTAAATCTGTTGTCATGTACCGTATTGTCTGAAGCATACTCAAAACAGAACAAAACAATGACATGGATATATAGCAAAAATGAGAATATATTTACATATCTATcaccaaatttaaattcttttgagGGAAAGTTCAGATTTTGCATATAAAAGCATTTGCAAGATTCAACAATTACCAAAGTGGAAAATAATTGACTTTTGTTGATTGTTGAATAAAAGAGCAAAAACTCGATACAGATCTAACATCTGTGTTTGACAAGATCACTCCATCTTATAATGAATCACAGAACATGGGATATACCAAATGATGGCTATTCTACACCAATACATAAAACTTGTACTTGGCAGAATTTTGCAATTTCTATATGTTATTAACGGCTCCATAAAATCCTAAAGATACCAACCAGTTGTTGAGATTCTGCTtatcaaacatttcttttaaaaaataatcttataattattgttcTCAAGCTAATCTTACCAGAAATGTTTGTTATATCAAATATAAGGGTCCAAACCATGGTGAAGTTTAGCATGatacaaataagaaattttatacaataagtatatatatactaTGAAGTTATTAAACATGTAACAAAGTTCCCTAATTGATTATGAAACAATCTAAGAAAATGTAGAGGACAAGATATTCTACATTCTAATCAAATGAAGAAAACATGTGAGATTCAGCAAGGGATCATCAATCTttaaatcatttgaatttCCAGCAGGAATTACAATGTCAGTTCTTTTCTCTGCTGGTATTTTCTTGACATTACAAGCCAGCTGAAACAAATATCCATGAGATCTTGCCAGGATGCTAGTCCATTTAGGTTTCTAAAATAcctaattataaatgattaatAGTAGCACTAGGATTAAACCAAGTTTCAGCAAGCAACTCTTCGACTGGCTAGGGCCTTAGATACAGCACTTGAGGATTCATTCTCATCACTCTCAATAAAACACTTATTCTGTTATCTATTTTATCAGCAATATGGACATAGATGCTTCTACATACACTGTGTGGAGCACTGACAATGAGCACCATATTACTTGTAATTTTGCATGTTTGCCAGTAATGCTGATAGACTGTCCACTGGATAAGGAAATGACAGAAATGCAAAAATCAACTACAATAATGGCTTGTACGAAATCAAGGCTTGGATGTATAGGTGAATGTATCTTCTTCATTCTGCCTAAACAGTTGTACAAAAAGTTGTAAAAGGGCAGGTACAAGTGATGTGACAACAAGAGTAGTAGATCTGTCTAAGTAATCTCTTGCATCAGAGGCTTATCCTGCAAATTGCGAAGAGTTTATCACATCTGTAAAATTGCAGTGGTTCTAAACTCTAATCGAGCCTTGGTATGGTTGTGGGAACCAATCCCTGATTTAGAGAAATCTCAGCTTAGCTGTAAATCCACTTACTAATTACTTCAATTCAAAAACACTGCTTGGGAGTTTTATTGATTCAGAGAAAAGCAACAAACAAGAAGCAACCCATAGAAGAAAGACTAAAGTAAGGTTCATATGTAGTTTGGGTCGAGCCATTATCACTGGCATTCAATGATAGGGAAAGGGAAAAGCCATGCATAATATGTTATAAGAGTGCGACTTACAGTTCACGCAAACTTTGAATCTTTCCTAGGGACAAAGGAATCTCTCCACTGAATTGATTGTCTTCCAAATGCCTTTACAtggaaaacaacaaaaaatcagagAAAAGGAACTGAATCCCCCGCGACAACAGAAAAAGATATATTAGGGTTctagataattaattagtacAAACTAACAATAGGCAGAAATATTTAACAATGAACAAGTAGAAATAAAGtactttttccaaaattaaaaaaaaaaaaaaagaaaaaactataGGTTTAACAAATTTTACGTTGCTAGATACGATAGCACTGTATATGGGGGGTTCATGATAATGGTCCATGTCCAACCATATGACCTACTTTAAGCACAACAAGAAA encodes:
- the LOC102610523 gene encoding uncharacterized protein LOC102610523; the protein is MVSVEIAQAAQPANRSIINEQPTSPRISFSADFLDESNFISITPQSQQHSHQGQKDQEKARLQEKGGRNIAADPFEFLSNTSDVSSHNMLSADELFFEGKLLPFWQMQHSLEKLNKISLKTKDCEKEEDEEEAIHINNDNHNQNKEAAATEARVSWFVDDDPSPRPPKCTVLWKELLRLKKQRASSLSPSSSSSSTSSSSSSLADIVTKEDGKEGPGNRDNKHVKRIKKGLERTRSASIRIRPMVNVPICTAVKSSAMPPLFPLKKGRLEI